In Zingiber officinale cultivar Zhangliang chromosome 8B, Zo_v1.1, whole genome shotgun sequence, a single genomic region encodes these proteins:
- the LOC122013929 gene encoding uncharacterized protein LOC122013929, whose product MCEAAYDNYTENPEEFMKFLEESEKPLYKGCQRYTKLSALVKLYNTKARHGMSDALFSDILLDFGDMLPNDHNLPSSMKQYENCISCPRCGLSRWKLNKNKVEKKGVPAKVVWYFPPIPRFKRMFKSLETSRNLTWHADSTRVVGQLRHPVDSPSWKLVDHMWPDFESEPRNLRLALAADGINPHSNLSSRYSCWPIMLVNYNLPPNMCIKRKYIMLTMLISGPKQPGNDINVYLEVLVEDLQRLWEGVDGVYDAYRRQFFTLKAVLLWTINGFLAYGNLSGCTTHGYYACPICGEDTYARHLENGKKMQMKEFNGMEELGEAARPLSGIKLFDKLSDIRHCLDVMHIEKNVFESLINTLMNVKGKTKDNVATRLDMVKMGIRPELTPIVGEKRTYLPLAACSFTKKEKLQVCKSLKDIKVPEGFSSNMNNIVCMDQLKLTCLKSHDCHVLMQHFLPIVIRDALPKHVRYAIIRLCFFFKDICCKVIDVAKLDKLQSDLVVTLCLLEQYFPPSFFDIMLHLTVHLVREVRLCGPVYFRWMYPFERCMKVLKSYVGSRKHPEGCIVQRYLAEEAIEFCSEYLNGVDPIGAPQSIRDSKANISGLQACNTPIIVQQVDLQQAHLIVLENMEEVAAEIDSCNGGTTSTLTWLAHGPRVQILKYNSYVINGNLYQTKARDDDRVCQNSGVSLVANTMLVCSAKDKNPLLVDVSFYGVIEEIWELDYHQFHIPLFKCVWVANDKGIINNDECGFT is encoded by the exons ATGTGTGAGGCAGCGTATGATAACTATACAGAAAATCCTGaagaatttatgaaatttttagaagaatcggAGAAACCATTATACAAGGGATGTCAACGTTACACAAAATTGAGTGCACTTGTGAAACTGTACAATACCAAAGCAAGGCATGGAAtgagtgatgctctattttcagATATACTATtagattttggggatatgctaccAAATGATCACAATCTACCATCCTCAAT GAAGCAATATGAAAACTGCATAAGTTGCCCTAGATGTGGTTTGTCACGGTGGAAGCTAAACAAAAACAAGGTTGAGAAGAAAGGTGTTCCTGCTAAGGTGGTTTGGTATTTCCCTCCCATTCCAAGATTTAagcgcatgtttaaatctttagagACCTCGAGAAATTTAACATGGCATGCAGATTCTACAAGAGTTGTTGGTCAGTTACGTCATCCAGTTGATTCACCATCATGGAAGTTGGTGGATCATATGTGGCCTGACTTTGAAAGTGAGCCAAGAAATCTTCGCCTAGCACTTGCAGCTGATGGCATTAATCCTCATAGCAACCTTAGTAGTCGGTACAGTTGTTGGCCAATCATGTTGGTCAACTATAATTTACCTCCAAATATGTGTATAAAGAGGAAATACATCATGCTAACTATGCTCATTTCAGGGCCTAAGCAGCCTGGAAATGATATTAATGTCTATCTGGAGGTGCTAGTTGAAGATTTGCAACGATTGtgggaaggagttgatggagtcTATGATGCTTATCGCAGGCAGTTCTTCACTCTTAAAGCAGTCTTATTATGGACCATCAATGGCTTTCTTGCATATGGTAACCTTAGTGGATGTACTACACATGGTTATTATGCATGTCCAATATGCGGAGAAGATACTTATGCAAGACACTTGGAAAATGGGAAGAAAAT GCAAATGAAGGAGTTTAATGGCATGGAGGAACTTGGAGAAGCAGCTAGACCATTATCTGGGATTAAGTTGTTTGACAAACTTTCTGACATAAG GCATTGTCTTGATGTTATGCATATCGAGAAAAATGTCTTTGAATCCCTCATTAATACTTTGATGAATGTTAAAGGAAAAACCAAGGATAATGTGGCAACTAGGTTGGACATGGTTAAGATGGGAATTAGACCTGAATTAACACCTATAGTTGGGGAGAAAAGAACATATCTTCCTCTTGCTGCGTGCTCATtcacaaaaaaagaaaagttgcAAGTGTGCAAGTCATTAAAGGATATAAAAGTTCCAGAAGGTTTCTCTTCGAACATGAATAATATTGTGTGCATGGATCAGTTGAAGTTGACTTGCTTGAAATCCCATGATTGTCATGTTTTAATGCAGCATTTCTTGCCAATAGTCATACGTGATGCACTGCCAAAACATGTTAGATATGCCATCATAAGATTATGCTTCTTCTTCAAAGATATTTGTTGCAAGGTTATAGATGTAGCCAAGTTAGATAAGCTACAATCTGACTTGGTTGTTACACTCTGCTTATTGGAGCAATATTTTCCCCCATCTTTCTTCGATATCATGCTTCACTTAACTGTCCATCTTGTTCGAGAAGTCCGATTATGTGGACCAGTTTActtcagatggatgtatccatttgaaagatgcATGAAGGTTCTTAAGAGTTATGTGGGCAGTCGAAAACATCCTGAAGGTTGCATTGTTCAGAGATATTTAGCAGAAGAAGCAattgagttttgttcagaatACCTTAATGGCGTTGATCCTATTGGAGCCCCTCAATCAATTCGAGACTCAAAAGCAAATATTTCTGGCTTGCAAGCATGCAACACACCAATTATAGTGCAACAAGTTGATCTGCAACAGGCACATTTGATTGTGCTAGAAAATATGGAAGAA GTGGCTGCTGAAATTGACAGTTGCAATGGTGGAACAACATCGACATTAACATGGTTGGCCCATGGACCGCGTGTGCAAATCCTTAAGTATAATAGCTATGTGATAAATGGGAATTTATACCAAACAAAGGCGCGGGATGATGACAGAGTTTGCCAAAACAGTGGGGTTTCTTTAGTTGCCAACACcatgcttgtatgtagtgctAAAGATAAGAATCCCTTGTTAGTTGATGTGTCTTTCTATGGAGTGATTGAAGAAATATGGGAATTAGACTATCATCAATTTCATATTCCTCTTTTCAAGTGTGTGTGGGTTGCAAATGACAAAGGAATAATCAACAACGATGAATGTGGCTTCACCTAG